The sequence AGCCTCGGCAAGAACCTTAACCAAGCATTCTGCAACGGTTGCCATAACATCTCCCTACTTAGTCGGCTACGTCGCCCCTCAGGCGACCTTGGCTCTGTGACGGACAGCGGTCGAGGGCCAGAGCTCCCCGCATGGACCTTGGACCAGTCGAAGAGCGTGAACGTTGTCTTAGGCGCCGCCTTGGAGACTCCGACCGCTCCCAAACTACCACCAATCAGACCAAAGGTGTGGACCGGATTGAAAGCAAGGCTAGTCTCTCGTAATTCCCAGTCGCTGCAGCCCCGGCACTAGGCCAGCGCCGCCGGAAGTCTATACGTGCTAGCGGCAGTGCCACTGAACAGCGCCGACTTCTCGTCAGCGGAGGCGCCACTCGCAAGACGTTTGAACGCATTCCACAGGACTGCATAGCTGCACCAGCGCTTTTGCACCGGGAAATTACTTTCGAACATGCACCGGCGGGCGCCAAAGTGCTCAAGGCAAACCTCGAAGAAAGGCCGCCAGGCCCCAGCGATCTCCTCCGAAGAAAGCGGCAATGCTTTAGACTCGCGCGAGGTGCGGGAGCGCCTTTCCGGAAGCGCACCTAGCTTCACGCGGACGTTGTCATGCGAGGCCAGGGCGATCATCGCTTTGCGCCATTCGGCGAAGACCTCGGTCGCGCGCCCGGCGTTGGGACCGCCCAGAATCGGGCTGCCGAAATGGTTTAGGACGATCGGCGTGTGGGGGAAATCGGCGGCCAGCGCCGCCACTTCACCCAACTGGGGATGGTAAACCCAGGCATCGAAAGCGAGTCCGAAGCGGGCCAGATATTGAAAGCCTTCGCGGAACTGATTCTCCGCGAGCACCCCAGGACGCGGCACCGTCTTGCGCACACGCTCATCCGCGTCCCAGGCTGTCGAAAAACGGATTGCACTGAATCGCCCGCCGCTGGCGGCAATATGCGCCTTCAGAATCGGTTCAACGCGTGATCCCAGCAGCAAATTGACGTTTCCGACGATTGCGGCACATGCCCGCGCCGGTCCGAAGCCGCCGCTCGCACTCATCGCGGCCACGC is a genomic window of Candidatus Binataceae bacterium containing:
- a CDS encoding amidohydrolase family protein, whose amino-acid sequence is MSPGPDFSGRVDEAWLAQYREEIIEPELPIVDPHHHLWSRAGNVYLFPELLADLSSGHNVRATVFEECGSMYRADGPEELRSLGETEFVTGVAAMSASGGFGPARACAAIVGNVNLLLGSRVEPILKAHIAASGGRFSAIRFSTAWDADERVRKTVPRPGVLAENQFREGFQYLARFGLAFDAWVYHPQLGEVAALAADFPHTPIVLNHFGSPILGGPNAGRATEVFAEWRKAMIALASHDNVRVKLGALPERRSRTSRESKALPLSSEEIAGAWRPFFEVCLEHFGARRCMFESNFPVQKRWCSYAVLWNAFKRLASGASADEKSALFSGTAASTYRLPAALA